The Opitutales bacterium ASA1 genome window below encodes:
- a CDS encoding ACT domain-containing protein encodes MDTDPLTTQAPEHEPVKQFSVFAENKIGRLKQFIDLLGCHDIHVIALSTMETTDSAIVRVVVDDPDGARAVFQEHGFPYNESDLLAVEIDSEADLKRILAVLLAAEVNLHYIYPFISRPMSKAALVMNVEAPDLAAQALRGAGLRVLSQADIAR; translated from the coding sequence ATGGACACGGATCCGCTCACGACTCAGGCACCCGAACACGAACCGGTGAAGCAGTTCTCCGTCTTCGCCGAGAACAAGATCGGCCGACTCAAGCAGTTCATCGACCTCCTCGGTTGTCACGACATCCACGTCATCGCGTTGTCGACGATGGAGACCACCGACAGCGCCATCGTGCGCGTCGTCGTCGACGACCCCGACGGAGCGCGGGCGGTGTTTCAGGAGCATGGATTCCCTTACAACGAGAGCGACCTGCTCGCGGTGGAGATCGATTCCGAGGCCGACCTCAAGCGCATCCTCGCCGTCTTGCTCGCGGCCGAGGTGAACCTCCACTACATCTACCCGTTCATTTCGCGGCCGATGTCGAAGGCGGCTCTCGTCATGAACGTCGAGGCGCCCGACCTCGCGGCCCAAGCTCTGCGTGGAGCGGGGTTGCGCGTGCTGAGCCAAGCCGACATCGCTCGCTGA
- a CDS encoding GNAT family N-acetyltransferase produces MSAFATDSFHNPVGTSNSSAMKTETTPTPASVFVSESDEDILRCFPCMAELRPHLVRESFVARVRAQQAESGYRLAAIAVDGAVVCVAGYRCASYLAWGRILYVDDLSTCASARRAGHGGRMLEWLFVEAKRQGCDAVHLDSGVHRHDAHRLYLAKRFDISSHHFSRVL; encoded by the coding sequence TTGAGCGCTTTCGCCACGGATTCCTTTCACAATCCCGTCGGCACTTCGAACTCGTCCGCCATGAAGACCGAAACCACTCCGACTCCTGCCTCCGTGTTCGTTTCCGAAAGCGACGAGGACATCCTGCGTTGTTTCCCGTGCATGGCGGAGTTGCGTCCGCATCTCGTGCGCGAGTCGTTCGTGGCTCGCGTGCGGGCGCAGCAGGCCGAGTCGGGGTACCGACTCGCGGCGATCGCGGTCGACGGTGCGGTGGTGTGCGTCGCTGGCTACCGTTGCGCGTCGTACCTGGCGTGGGGGCGCATCCTCTACGTCGACGACCTCTCGACGTGCGCGAGCGCACGGAGAGCCGGACACGGTGGACGGATGCTGGAGTGGTTGTTCGTTGAAGCGAAACGGCAGGGCTGCGATGCAGTTCATCTCGACTCCGGCGTGCACCGGCACGACGCGCATCGGCTCTATCTCGCGAAACGATTCGACATCAGCTCGCACCACTTTTCGCGCGTGCTGTGA
- the trpS gene encoding tryptophan--tRNA ligase, with amino-acid sequence MRILSGIQPSGALHLGNYFGMMRPAIELQERGDAFYFIADYHSLTSLSDPDVLRRNTRDVALDFLACGLDPARTVFFKQSAVPEVTELTWLLSTVTPMGLLERCHSYKDKTARGLAATHGLFSYPVLMAADILIYDSNLVPVGRDQKQHVEVTRDVAVKFNLAYGETFVIPEPEIREEVATVPGLDGQKMSKSYGNTIEIFAEEKAVRKKIMGIVMDSRTPQEPKPDADRNLAVQLLKLVAPADTARDYEERLRAGGLGYGDLKKKLFEAYWEHFAAARARRAELVAAPDYVDGVLRDGAAKARDLASTVLRRARRACGLD; translated from the coding sequence ATGCGCATCCTTTCCGGCATTCAGCCCTCCGGCGCGCTTCATCTCGGCAACTACTTCGGGATGATGCGGCCGGCCATCGAACTGCAGGAGCGCGGCGACGCGTTCTACTTCATCGCCGACTACCATTCGCTCACCTCGCTGAGCGATCCGGACGTGCTGCGGCGCAACACTCGCGACGTGGCGCTCGACTTCCTCGCCTGCGGTCTCGATCCGGCGCGCACGGTCTTCTTCAAGCAGTCGGCCGTTCCGGAGGTGACCGAGCTGACGTGGCTGCTCTCGACCGTCACGCCGATGGGCCTGCTGGAGCGTTGCCACAGCTACAAGGACAAGACCGCGCGCGGCCTCGCGGCGACGCACGGGTTGTTTTCCTATCCGGTGCTGATGGCGGCGGACATCCTCATCTACGACTCCAACCTCGTGCCCGTCGGTCGCGACCAGAAGCAGCACGTGGAGGTCACGCGCGACGTGGCGGTGAAGTTCAACCTCGCCTACGGCGAAACCTTCGTGATCCCCGAGCCGGAGATCCGCGAGGAGGTCGCCACCGTGCCCGGGCTCGACGGCCAGAAGATGAGCAAGAGCTACGGCAACACGATCGAGATCTTCGCCGAGGAGAAGGCGGTGCGGAAGAAGATCATGGGCATCGTGATGGACAGCCGCACGCCGCAGGAGCCGAAGCCGGATGCCGACCGCAATCTCGCGGTGCAGCTCCTCAAGCTCGTCGCGCCGGCCGACACGGCTCGCGACTACGAGGAACGGCTCCGCGCCGGGGGTCTCGGCTACGGCGACCTGAAGAAGAAACTCTTCGAAGCGTATTGGGAGCATTTCGCCGCGGCGCGTGCGCGCCGTGCGGAACTCGTGGCCGCGCCCGACTACGTGGACGGCGTCCTACGCGACGGTGCCGCCAAGGCCCGTGACCTCGCCTCGACCGTGCTGCGCCGCGCCCGGCGCGCCTGCGGGTTGGATTGA
- a CDS encoding glucose-1-phosphate thymidylyltransferase has product MQAAELFQLPPSLARFAEHFAPEAAPWAWVGRIGAALAGLELVPDASLPIPAGVAIEGAVFLHASVKLPHTCTIQGPAWIGPGTEIRPGAFIRGNVIVGAGCVLGNSCEFKNSLLMDGVQVPHFSYVGDSILGNKSHLGAGVICSNLRLDQKPVTIRMTDGAVVDTGMRKLGAMLGDAAEAGCNAVLQPGAILGRRAVVFPLTPFAGVAPANTIAKVRSSAPQFFPRRD; this is encoded by the coding sequence ATGCAGGCCGCCGAACTCTTTCAACTTCCTCCGAGCCTCGCGCGTTTCGCGGAACACTTCGCGCCGGAGGCGGCACCTTGGGCGTGGGTGGGGCGCATCGGTGCGGCGTTGGCGGGGCTGGAGCTCGTGCCCGATGCGTCTTTGCCGATCCCGGCCGGGGTCGCGATCGAGGGGGCGGTGTTTCTTCACGCGAGCGTGAAGCTGCCGCACACGTGCACGATTCAAGGTCCGGCTTGGATCGGACCGGGCACGGAGATCCGTCCGGGAGCGTTCATCCGGGGCAACGTGATCGTCGGCGCCGGGTGCGTGCTGGGGAACTCGTGCGAGTTCAAGAACTCGCTCCTCATGGACGGCGTGCAGGTGCCGCATTTCAGCTACGTGGGCGACTCGATCCTCGGCAACAAGTCGCACCTCGGCGCAGGCGTGATCTGTTCCAATCTCCGGCTCGACCAGAAGCCCGTGACCATCCGCATGACCGACGGTGCGGTCGTCGACACGGGCATGCGCAAGCTCGGCGCCATGCTCGGCGACGCGGCCGAGGCAGGCTGCAACGCCGTGCTCCAGCCCGGCGCGATTCTCGGGCGACGTGCGGTCGTCTTTCCGCTCACGCCTTTTGCGGGCGTCGCACCGGCGAACACGATCGCCAAGGTCAGGTCGAGCGCGCCGCAGTTCTTCCCGCGTCGGGATTGA